Part of the Triticum urartu cultivar G1812 chromosome 2, Tu2.1, whole genome shotgun sequence genome, TTAGGCCTTAGTCATACAGTATAGTACAAAAGAAGGCTTGCAAGTCTCCTTTAGTCTCAATTAGTTATAGAAAAACTGAGATACACAACATTCAGAACATCCATTTTGCAAAAActaaaaaaggagaaaaaattGTGATAATATGCAGCCTCAATGATTATTATTTTTTACTTCCGCAACTTCTATCGGTTTACTTCCGCAGCTTCAGTCGGTTTAGTTTTTCCAACTAACGACTGAAATAGCTTGATAGTTGGTTCAATTGAACAAATGAGCATTGGGATATTGTTAGTCGTTTCAACCCAAAATTATCCAAGATAGTTTTGATCCAGACCCACCTTGTCAAGGACATGAGAAATAATTTTGTTGTGTTGGGGAACATCTCCGCTTCACTCCACCTCTCAACTTTATGTCCTCCACCTCTCTTAATTGTGGTGCGTTATGTTGATGGAGAGTTTGCTATGAAATGTATACTTTCTTTGGCAGTGTCAATGAAACAAGGAAGTAAGAAAAGGTGTTTCGTTCAGACTTTTCCGTGAAAACCTAAACCTGCGGCGGTGACTAGGATTTCGAGGATAACCATCTTTAGGCGTCGTTTTCTCCAGTGGCTCCCCTCGGTCAACGACCTCTCAGTCATTGGTGGTGAGGGGGATCACCAGATCCCGTGTGTATGGATTGCGTAGCTTTAGGTTCTTGGACCTTAGTATCTTAGGTTTTTGGTCATTCGAGATCATGTCCTCGGCAAGGGCAACAACAGCGCATGATAATGAAGCTTCATATCCTTCCTTGACATGGTGTTCTGCTCGTTCGTGGGGATGGATCTTGCTTTTAGTCTATGCAAGTGGGGATGGTGTGGCGGTAGCATCCCTATGGTGAACGTTTGTTCCGAGGCTCCACCATTGTGATGGCATTTTCTCCAGCGCCAACGCTAAGCTCACAAGGTAGTGTAGGAGTGGATGCAGATAGTGGTCTACGTCGACGACAACTAGAAGATGGTGGAGACATGTGTTGGGTTCATGGTTGGCGCCTGGCAGGTATGGTTTCATCCTTCGACATCATCGACGTGTCGGGGTGCCCGTTCTGGAGTTCAATAGCATGTCTGGGGTGCTGCCGCAGCTTGATTCTTTCAACGGCAATGGCTTCACCTTcggtaagctactttgcatgtcCAAAAACCAGCATATTAGTGATGGAGCCACGTCGATCTTAGGTGAAGAGGTGACCCGCCGCATTTTCTTATTTTAGGTATTGCAGTGGTCATAGGCAGGTGGAACGCGTTGGCGTCAAGCTAAGAGGATTGTTCGGTTTTACTATGCTTTGCTTTCTAGACAGGTGTTCCTTTTTGCAAAGCATAAAATTCTACTGTCTTTTCAGTTTTGTCGGACCAGTGTTTACGTGGCTTGTAACTTGATCATTATTATATGAATATATGCGTATTATCATGCAACAAACACTGGGATTGAAAACATATGGGAAATGCATCTAAGCTCAAGAAACTTGGATTTTTCTTATCGTTTGATAATATCTAGAAGGGTGTGGATTCATGCTTTTGGGTTGCAAGTACCTCCCCTCTTTCAGTTTCCCGAATCTTCTAACATCTAGTATATCTTAAACATCCGTGAATTTGTATTCACCTGGCTTAGTAGTTTCTTCAGAACTTTTTGGAGCACGCTTTCCATGAAAGATAAGATAGTTAACATATTTATAGAGCTATACCGACTCTACTTCACTATGAATGTGCACATTTAATCATAGTTTTAAATAGTGGGCTATGCCAACTTGCGCCAGTCCTCCAAATCAGCTGTAGCACGTCTAAAGCCGGCTTTTTCATAACTTTAATTACTGCATAATTATACATGAATACCATTTAGCAGCACTCTGTCCAAACTACAATTTTGGGGCTATAACCGGCTATTTAAAACATTGCATTTAATTGTAATATAATGATTTACATCTAGAGTGATCATCTCGGTCACATGGTAGATATTTGATTTTTGCTGCTATAGCCTGCTTTGCGCAATAATGCCCCATGTACGACTGAAGTCATGTCTGCACATGTGAACATATAAAGGATGAGTGGGGTGGTAGTCACAACCACGGCCTCCACGTCGGCATAAACAGTGAATGAAAGGCGGCAGCGAACGAGAGCGAAGGATGAGTGGAGTGGTAGTCACAACCACGGCGTCCACGTCGGCATGAACAGTGAATGAAAGGCGGCAGCGAGCGAGAGCGAAGGATGAGTGGGGTGGTAGTCACAACCACGGCGTCCACGTCGGCATGAACAGTGAATGAAAGGCGGCAGCGAGCGAGAGCGAAGGATGAGTGGGGTGGTAGTCACAACCACGGCGTCCACGTCGGCATGAACAGTGAATGAAAGGCGGCAGCGAGCGAGAGCGAAGGATGAGTGGGGTGGTAGTCACAACCACGGCGTCCACGTCGGCATGAACAGTGAATGAAAGGCGGCAGCGAGCGAGAGCCAAGGATGACTGGGGTGGTAGTCACAACCACGGCGTCCACGTCAGCATGAACAGTGAATGAAAGGCGGCAGCGAGCGAGAGCGAGAGAAAGGGAGAGAGAAAGCGGGCAGCGTGCAGCCAGAGATATATGCTAAGCAAGGATGAGAGAGAGGAAAGGGGTCCACGCCGAGAGAAATATCTCTGGCTCTCCCTTCTCTCCCTTCTTCAtgctgccgccgcctcctcctctttCCCGCTCCTCTTCTCCAtgtcgccgcctcctcctcccccgcgACCCCGCCTTCtctcctgccgccgccgccgccttctctCCTTTCCTCGATGTCGATGGTGGCGCGGCGGAGCTCGTGGTCGGCCGGAGTCGTCTCCCGCGTCTGTCCCGGCGGGGCGCTCACCTACTCCTCTTCTCTTCCCAAGCCGCCTGCCCCTAGGCTAGGACGCCTCGTCGTCAGTGACAGGAGGAGGGGAACACCATCCGACAGCGGCTGCTGGACACCCGGCGCTTGCCGAGGTGGTCCATGCCAGGGAAGAGGGCGGCAGCGAGGCAACGGTGGCTGCTAGGCATGGTCGTCCTCCACGTTGCCGAGTTTGCCTCTacaccccctctctctccctctgtcCTCACTCATGTTTCCTTCCTTTGTCTCATGGATGAAGCTGTCGGCTGCAGGGGCGTTGCCAGGAGTGGAAGGTTGAGGTCGCGCGCCGGCCGGAGCAAGGATCTGGCGGCCTCTGCCTTCCCGTTGCACACGATCGCTGCATCTCCTTCCCGTTCTCTTCAGTTTTTTACATGTTGATTTATAGGTTGGCTTGATCTCTTGTGTCAGGGAGGTGCGAGGTTAGGCATTTTGGCAATGGCAGCCACAGTTTCAGCGAAAGATGCCCATGCCATGTGCAATGACTGCAGCATTGTCGCTGGGATATGCCATTAGCACGACACAGGTGCCTTAGTGTGTGTTTTTCTCTAGGTTGTGTAGGACAAGTGGTTGATCCATAGCTTCTTTGTGTGAGTAAAATTGCCTAGGAAATTTTTGCGGAACTAACTTTCTAACCATGTAATGCTTTTATATAAAGTATTGCTAATTTACATAACTTCTGTTCAAGTCCTATCTAGATTGAAATCTTAATCTTGCATTTTGTTTCTGACGTAATCTATGTAGCCGCTCCATCGACGATGACGAACTCATCCACTAGGTACCTTCAAAACATCTTACTTCATACACATTCTTGGTTCAGTTAATTTGCAATCGTTGTTACACCTTGCTGGGAGAATGTAGTCCTATTGTAATTTCTTTTGATCTCCTGTTCTTTCTCTCAAAACCCCCTTGTATCTCTCACATGCATCTTGCATGCTGTAATTGCTTCTGCTTTGGTAATATATGGTTCAGGCCGGCGTAAGCCCGCCGTTGACGCGTCAAAAAAAAGTTAATTTGCAATCAGTTTGAAGTCACACCTACAAATTTCTGAAATTCGTTGGAATAATGATGCTTTTCTAGGAAAAGAGGCACGTTGTGGTGAAGCACGATACACATTCAGCACTCACCAAGCTCAGGTTGCTTTTCTTATATTCACAACTTCACAAGGGATGTTGTGGCTATTTCGTCAACAGCCTAAAATGTGTATGTATCCTGACACTTGCCAACAAATTAAATGACCCTTGAAAGTTTCTCTTCTATAATGAGCTTTGATGTAGTGATCTTATTATATTTCTTAAAGGAGATATTGACATGAAAGTGAGATAAGGCACACTTTATATCTCTCTCAAACGTGTGTTTCAATGCGTGATTCGTGTACATTCCGACAAAAAAAATCTCCCGCATCAGTTTATCGGATCAAAAGGATTTCAAAAGCGAGGCACTTCTCGATTTCTTGTTTTATGCGCTCTTCCCCCCAAAAGAGATCCTTCTTTTTAGATACCAGATGTACTAGAATAAACTTCCGCACGGTCGTCGCCACGAGAGGGCTCGTACTGAAATGAACGGATTTTTTTAATTGAGTACCAAAAGGGGTTAGAGGTCTCCCGAGGACCCCGACTGACGGATAAGCCAACGTTAATAGCTGGTCTAATTCCGCGATAAAAGAGCTCTGTTTCCAAACAGATTTGTCCATCTGTAATGGAGATCACATTGGTGGGGATATAGGCCGATACGTCTCCAGCTTGTGTTTCAATCACGGGTAACGCAGTCGAGCTACCTGCACCTGTCTGGTCCGATCGTTTAGCGGCTCTTTCTAAGAGACGGGAATGTAAATAGAAAACATCCCCTGGGAAAGCCTCACGGCCTGGTGGTCGGCGTAACAATAATGACATTTGTCGATATGCCACCGCCTGTTTACTTAGATCATCATATATAATTAATGCGTGCATTCCATTATCGCGGAAATATTCCCCCATGGCACACCCTGAATATGGGGCCAGAAATTGCAGAGGAGCAGGATCCGAAGCGGTGGCTGCTACAAGAATGGAATATTCCAAAGCATTCGCTTCTGAAAGAATTTGAACTAATTGTGCCACAGTCGAGCGTTTTTGTCCAATCGCAACATAGACACAATACAATGTCTCACTCTCATTTGTGCCCCTTGAGTTCATTTGCTTTTGGTTTAATATAGTATCGATAGCTATTGCAGTTTTTCCAGTTTGTCTGTCCCCGATTATAAGTTCTCGTTGACCACGGCCTATAGGAACCAGGCTATCCACTGCTTTTAAGCCTGTTTGCATGGGTTCGTGCACAGATTTACGTTCAATAATCCCTGGGGCTTTCACTTCGACACGTCTTCGTTCGTGATCGCTTAGAGCCCCTTTTCCATCAATAGGTACTCCCAAGGCGTCGACCACACGGCCTAACATGGCCTTTCCCGCAGGAACATCCACAATAGATCCAGTGCGCTTGACAAGATCTCCTTCTTTAATAGCGGTATCACTACCAAAGACAACAATACCTACATTCTCATTCTCAAGATTTAAGGCGATTCCTTTCACACCGCTGGCAAATTCCACCATTTCTCCTGCTTGAATCTCGTTCAATCCATAAACACGTGCAATCCCATCTCCAACTGAGACCACTCGACCGATCTCATCCACTTGAAAATTCGTGTAAAAGTTGGTCATTCTACTTTCTAATAGAGTTGTGAGTTCCGCAGCTCTGGGTGAGAATTCCATACTTTAACAAATTAGATGGATGATATTTTGAAGGGAGAAATCCGCTTTCAAGAAAAAGATCTTTACTTCACACAATCTCGATTTGAATTATCATTTGGTGAACCGGGCATCTCGGACAAAGACAATAACAAGAAGAGATGGGAAGACCCTTCGCGGTCCTGCTCCCTGGTCTCTACCTTGCTTACCGCCCCTCGTAGGGGCCAGCGTACCCATACCGAAAACAATTTACTCTTTTTATGGGCGCTTTCGACTAGGCTCTCGTTAAGGAATCGGCCCAAACAAGACCGAGATTCCCGCGAGAATTGCTACGCTGCCTGCAGTGAAATTGCAAGAATCACTTTATACGCTATTTCGAAATCGAATGAATTGCGCAACTGTATTTCCCCAGGTTTCCATTGGAAAAGGGGCTTTTTTTGTATGCAAGTGATGATCGATTGGCGGAGAAGCCGCTCCCGTGTGGGGTGGCCGTGAGAATGATTCCGAGTCTTCCTGACCAGACCCATGTGGAACTTGTAAATAAATAGGTTTGTAAGTGCCTAGCTGAGTAATAAGATAAGTACCTTTGCTAATAATCCAAAACCTTTCATCTTCTCTTTCTAGATATAGCAGCCTACCCATATTGATAGTGGAATTATTGATCTCCTCTTTCAGATAGCCCATTTTGAATAAGTGTTATGGTTAAGGGCTTGACCTACCAGTTGAATGGAATCTACCGTTCTTTATGCTCTCGCTAGCTTTGAACTTGTTTGTACTAGTAATCAAACCCAGAATCTCATTTCCCATTGCTTTCATCGCATAGAGCCAGATGCCGCATCCACAGGCCTATTTAGTAAGTGGGGTGTATCCTTGGTGACACTTGATAAATAATCCTATACTTCCAATAACCCACTACTTCCTCCACGGATGGTACATGGCAGGCATCTGCCGGAACTAGAGGCGAGCACTTTTCAATCAATTACGAGAGGCATTCGCTTCTCTGATCTTTAATAAGCGAAGCAACGAGCCTAGTAGGGGAAATACCTTCCTCAGGAATGTCATCAAAGCCAGGTTCTCCAATCGTAAAAGGGAATATTCCATGGCACAAGGGTTGTTTTTAGGTGCTGTCCTCGGCAGACCACCACAAAAGGTCCAGCGAGAAGTAGTAACAAGAACTCCTCCTCTGTTCAATATCAGCCTGGTTTAGGTCTAGGTCATAATGAATTTTCTGATACCTTCCTTCGTCCATAGATCAGCGTTATGCTTCTGTCCCGTGATGAAGAAGGATAGAAGAATGGTAAGATAGGATCGTATTAGTGAGCCGTGGGAAAAGAGTTTTTTCTCACTGCACTGATCCACCAAGGCTAGGGATATCCAATGGGATGGAGCTATTTCCCTTGGCACCTTATAGTCCTCAGACGATGAACGGAGCACTAGATGCCCTAATCTACTCCTATGCTAAGTGTCTTTGTTTGGTTTGATTTCTTGTGAAAGTGGCTAGCCCCATCACTAAAGCATGCCTGTTCCATATGAAAGGTGATGTAGGTAGGGCTGGTAGGGGAAGTAAGAAATAGGTGAGACTCGTTAATGAAACTAGCCTTCAGCCTTAGATTTCTAAGTTCTGTTTCCACCATTACTAGTGTTTCCTTGCTTTTCATAAGAGAAAAAGATCAACTAAACTAAACCAGAGATTGTCGTAGAGATTGGCAGGACTGGGTATTATTCTGGGTGATGAAATGGATGGAATTTCTTGAAATATAACTCACTTCACTTATAATCGAATTTGGAAAAGGGAGACTAGCTACTGCAATAAATCAAGAAGAAAGTAGGCGCAAAAGAGAAGCTCAATGAGAGAGATTCTAGACCGGTCATGGTCGGGGCTGATCGATCGCTCCTTAAAAGGGAGTTAACTGCTTCGAACCATACATGAAACTTATCTCATAGAGTGAGCTAGCCCCAGATAGCGAAGGATAGCTATTGACTTATTGGGAAACCCGCCTCCAATACATGCTTATCCCAGACCCCCTATTCCTTCATTTTAGGTTTTCATGGCCGATTCAATAACATAGTTCGCACACCTCTTTTCAATTCTCTAGAGATAGTTGTCATTTATCTCTTCTTCCGGGTCCCTCCTATTTGGTTGGAAGTTTCCTGCTCCAGTTGGGAAAGCAAGTGATTGATTAGTTCCATTGGTCTATTGGCTTCAGCTTCCAGTCTACCTCATTTCTATCAAAATGATTTGGTGTCTATGTCCATGCCTGAGGTTGGTAAACCCTATATCTATTGCAAACGAGCTTTTCGGAAGGGATAGCTTGTAATCCATGACTTACTACTACGAGGATTCTGGCGGAGTGCTTTTCACATATAGATAGGTCGGGACGAAGAAGCTCCGTAGTCAACTAATAGATAGAAAATCACAGTAACCTTTTTCCAATAGTTTCACCATGATAAGAACAACCTTGTCATACATGATAATTATGGGCTTTCTTCCTCCTTCTTTATAGTCTGCAGTTCAATCTGCCAAGTCCGATTCTTCTTTTTCCAATACTGCGAGCCAAAGGCACGCTGCTATTTAGTCACAGTCACATGCTCACCCTTGACTCTATAAATAAAACCAGTAGCTTGGGCTAGCGAGTATAGTTCCCTAGCGCCGGGCCCTCAATAAAGTCCATCGTGGCCATATCCCATGGTTTCTCTTTCTTAATGCTGACCCCAATGTTGATCGGCCGTGCTTATTATGATATTTTATTCAATTCATACCACTCAAAGCCCAGGCCATTGGCTGCGCCGCTTTCTGCAACTCGTAGTCACAAAACCTTATTAATCTAAGTGATTTCTTGTCAACGGATCGCTATCGCTTACAAGAACGGATGCAGAAATGGGACACCTGAAGGTGAAACAAGAGACTCATACCCATGGTCATCTGATTGATCTACTCTGCTTCGGTACTGAAATGAAAAGGCCAAAGGCCAAACAAAAGACGTTTCGTCTGCTCCAGACGAGGTAAGAGCGAATGATCTTTTTCGTGATTTCCATCGTAAGAAGATCGACTTGTAGAAGTCTAAAAATGGGGAGCAAAGGAAGAGGCAGGCTGAGCTGACTCTTGTTCAATATCATTCTCATGATGTGTGGTGCAAAGAGAAGATTCTTGTGGAAATCCCTTCTTTCTAGCTTGATCAATTTCTGTAAGAATGAAGCTAGTGACATTAAACTTCTGGCTCTTCATTATGAAGTCAACTACATGCCAAGACCCTTTATTCCAAGTAGATTGCATCTGCATTCCCTTTTGAATCAATAAGGTATTGACTGGTTGTTTTCACCTTTCGAACGAAGGCCACTACTCCTTGGAAAAGGTCCACGAGTCGAATCAGTAAGATTTCATCAAGAAGATTTATCACCACAGTGGCGTGCTATTTCATTGTTTTGTTATCTAGCCGGGCTAGAGAAGAGCTATCGCCATCATCAAACAAAGAAGCCAAGGACTGGTCAAAAGAGAGGAGGGACCACATTCTCGAATCCACTCATGGAAAATGCCCCACCTCTATCAAATTGGTATTCATCTCGAAGGAAAATAAGAGAGTTTTGTTTTGCCACAATGAGTAAACAACAAGTTTGATTTTGAAAAAGCCCATTCCTTTTTTGGGATAGTTTGCCAAGGAAAGTCGTACGAAGGCAAAGCGGACAACAGGAAAAGGTACCTTTAAACCTCGTTTCAGTACCAATATTCCCGCCTTCAAGGGCATAGGAAGGAGCTCCTATTGCTTAAGAAAGTACAGCAGAAATAAAGTCTTTGGGTAGATGAGGTCACTAATTAGCCCGCTGAGCTGCTCTGTCCCCTCTACCGGGATGGGATGGTTTATGCGCTTGTCCCGATGAAGCTTAGGATCCGATAGAAACACGGGGTCAACTAAGGAAAAAAAATGGGAACCTTTGCATGACGCGCCTTTCTCAGGATGTGCGCTCTCTTTTCAGGATTGAGAATGACGACACAGCCTGGAGGTCTTTCGTCTACTTCTTCTGTCCAGGCCTGTTTGCATTCCCACCATACCTTTCCGCATCGTCCTTCTCTATTGGGGGCTCCCAACACCTCAGCCACACATCTTTTTCGTTCGCTCCCCATTTTATTCTGTAAGGAACCCTCTCCTTAATGAGCGTAGATTGATGGAGATGGCTTTTGTACCGGTCAATCTTTATATCCTTTCTGGCATAGTTTTGTAAAAGATCGGCAGGTGATCCGTCCTTTCTCCTCTGCCGTGGTTCATGCATTCTTCCTTTTTGGAAAGCGGATAGGGATTAGGTGAATTAGAGAATAGACAGACATCCGTTGGCATTTCAGCCTTTCTTCTCCTTTCAGGGCCTATCCGAAAGAGAATCCAGTACCTCTTGGTCCTAAATATCAGAATAGGACGCGCAACAACAGAACAACAAGAGCAAGACCGCTCCAAACTAAATCACAGTAGAAGTTATGGCCACTCAGGCTGGACCAAAACAGCAAGCGGAAGGTCTCCGAAAGTCCTACATTAGCACCAAGCCATCCCCCAAGGGAGGGTATAACGGAGTGTGGTAAAATCCAGTTGCTAATGCTCCCGGCTGTGGGTTCTTCACAATTAGCAGGGCTTCCATTCTAGTACAGAGATCACCACTTGTTATGCCAGGGTCTCCTTTTTCGAGTTGGTTACTGTCTTGTTGAGCAACGTTTTCCCGGCAATCTCTGCTTATTAGGGTGGCTTCTAACAGGTCGGGAGAGTACTAAAAATCTGGCTCATACGCCTCGCAAGATTGAACATCTGCGAAAGTCGTCTCGAAGCTCTGACTCTCGAGAGAAAGTCTTGCCTACCAGTGACTTATTTTACGGAATAAGAATGCCTACTGTACTAGCTTCTTTCTTGACTCCATTAACTCAGTTTACAGAAAGGAATCCGTCCAGTCCAGTAAGAAGGAATAGAGAAGAAGAAAGTCACTCATCAACTCCTACTTTGGTTATTGAGACTTGCCCGCGTATCTGACCTATGTGTACCTATTCCCTAGCCTAAGTAGCTTACCCACTGTCCTAATAACTGTCTGTCAATCCGGCAGCTTGCCCTACTGCCTATCGACGCTACTGTCCTAAGTCTCCTACTCATATACCCAAGGTCAAAGATTTTGCAGAGCAACAAACTGATTTCGGAATTTCTTAACTGCTGAGAGCTAATATCGGGGAGTAGTAAGCCAGCCCACCACAAGATGAATGAGTGCTCCTCTCCTATGCCGACTTACTAGCCAGGTTGAGCCTTTGAGCCATAAGAGGAGGgagaatctggttgattttccaGGGAATGATTATATGGATTTCAAGGAGGATATTGTTACCTTCATCAGATTGATTGATAACTAGTCGTCGATTGACAACTACTGCTTTTTCCAGTGagaaaggaaggaggaaggggatCTCAACAAGCCATGGATATATAGCCTACAGCCGAGTCCACAAAGAAGACAGTTTCAAAGCTCGAAGAGCATATTTGTGAGGATGATCCCTAAGTGCAGAGTTTCATGTGACGAACAACGAAACTCCATTTCTTCAAACACAACCCTGTGCCACCGACAAACGTTTGACTTTGACTGTGTTTTTTTTGGGCTATGAAGATTCTACTTATACCCAATGATGGAACATTTTGAAAATATGTTCAACGGGTCTTAAGAAAGGCAAATTTCAGGCCTGTAGTTTTTAAGATCATCTCGCTAATCGAAAGATGAAGGATAGAGAACACTAGATGGCTAGTGGCCTTATGCAAACAAAGAAGAGGGATGCCTAACCAATCGATCCTAAAAGATCGTATTTGAGATAGGTCAGATTGGACTTAGTGGCCAAAGTTAGGGATGGTAGAGTCAATATGGGATGTGGAATTCCAGGAAACGTTCTTATCCGCGCTCACTGATAATGTGAACCTGGTCCTTAGTTTCCTCCAACTGATTCCTGTTTTTTTTAGCCTTTTTCAGTAAGTCCTTAATAGCTAAAAATGCTTAGATTCTATAAAACAGACTAAAATGTTTTCTTATTGCGAATGGACAAATCTTCTGTGTTGATGGCGAGGAACAAT contains:
- the LOC125534805 gene encoding ATP synthase subunit alpha, mitochondrial-like, with the translated sequence MEFSPRAAELTTLLESRMTNFYTNFQVDEIGRVVSVGDGIARVYGLNEIQAGEMVEFASGVKGIALNLENENVGIVVFGSDTAIKEGDLVKRTGSIVDVPAGKAMLGRVVDALGVPIDGKGALSDHERRRVEVKAPGIIERKSVHEPMQTGLKAVDSLVPIGRGQRELIIGDRQTGKTAIAIDTILNQKQMNSRGTNESETLYCVYVAIGQKRSTVAQLVQILSEANALEYSILVAATASDPAPLQFLAPYSGCAMGEYFRDNGMHALIIYDDLSKQAVAYRQMSLLLRRPPGREAFPGDVFYLHSRLLERAAKRSDQTGAGSSTALPVIETQAGDVSAYIPTNVISITDGQICLETELFYRGIRPAINVGLSVSRGPRETSNPFWYSIKKIRSFQYEPSRGDDRAEVYSSTSGI